The Providencia rettgeri genome includes a window with the following:
- the metC_5 gene encoding Cystathionine beta-lyase metC → MKKKAVSEFHVDTQVTQLGRDPAKQAGFVNAPVYRGSTVVFPTVDALINDRAEFNYGTAGTPTIKQLEQAWSALAGAEGTVLSPSGLGAIVLALLTTLKTGDHLLMPDSVYRPTRKFCHGLLDKMGIITTYYDPMIGADIEKLVTPNTSTIFLESPGSQSFEIQDVPAIVEVAKRHNIATIIDNTWATPLFFKAHELGCDISLEAGTKYLGGHSDLLMGVVSANQAWWPKLRETYDYMAMLPGAEDCFLALRGLRTLPIRLKEAQERALNIAHWLQERTEVIRILHPAFADCPGHEIWKRDFTGSSGLFSIVLDPKYTQTDIARMLDGLSIFGMGYSWGGFESLIIPFNCAEYRTVTNWNPGGPTLRLQIGLENLDDLKQDLADGFARMK, encoded by the coding sequence ATGAAGAAAAAAGCGGTATCTGAATTTCATGTTGATACACAAGTCACCCAGCTAGGGAGAGACCCTGCTAAGCAAGCTGGGTTTGTAAATGCCCCCGTTTATCGTGGCTCGACGGTCGTATTTCCAACGGTTGATGCCTTAATCAATGATAGGGCGGAATTTAATTATGGCACAGCGGGCACGCCAACAATTAAGCAATTGGAGCAAGCTTGGTCTGCTCTTGCTGGAGCTGAAGGTACGGTGCTTTCACCATCTGGTTTAGGCGCGATTGTGTTGGCATTGCTGACAACCTTGAAAACCGGTGATCATTTATTAATGCCTGATAGTGTTTATCGGCCAACACGTAAATTTTGCCATGGTTTGTTGGATAAAATGGGGATCATCACGACCTATTATGATCCGATGATTGGTGCTGATATTGAAAAACTAGTAACGCCAAATACCAGCACAATTTTTTTAGAATCCCCCGGTTCTCAAAGTTTCGAAATTCAGGATGTTCCTGCAATTGTTGAGGTTGCAAAACGCCATAATATTGCGACGATTATTGATAATACATGGGCGACACCTCTATTTTTTAAAGCTCATGAACTGGGTTGTGATATCTCGCTGGAGGCGGGTACCAAATATTTAGGTGGCCATTCTGATTTGCTAATGGGAGTTGTCTCAGCAAACCAAGCGTGGTGGCCGAAATTACGTGAAACTTATGATTACATGGCCATGCTGCCGGGAGCAGAGGACTGTTTTCTTGCGTTACGTGGTTTGCGAACCTTACCTATTCGTTTAAAAGAAGCCCAAGAAAGAGCTTTAAATATTGCACATTGGCTGCAAGAACGCACCGAAGTGATTCGTATTTTGCACCCTGCATTTGCTGATTGCCCAGGCCATGAAATTTGGAAGCGGGATTTCACGGGTTCATCGGGGCTATTTTCCATTGTACTTGATCCTAAATATACCCAAACAGATATTGCAAGAATGCTGGATGGCTTATCAATTTTTGGTATGGGGTATTCATGGGGGGGATTTGAAAGCTTAATTATTCCATTTAATTGTGCTGAATATCGAACTGTGACTAATTGGAATCCTGGAGGGCCGACATTGCGCTTGCAGATTGGCTTAGAAAATTTAGATGATTTAAAACAAGACCTTGCTGATGGTTTCGCGCGAATGAAGTAA
- a CDS encoding DNA-binding transcriptional regulator Nlp, producing the protein MILRKSDWHPADIIAALRKRGTTLAAISREAGLSSSTLANALSRPWPKGEWIIANFLAIHPAEIWPSRYYDPITGDLLERKVRVKAPVED; encoded by the coding sequence ATGATTTTACGGAAATCGGACTGGCACCCTGCAGATATCATCGCAGCTTTACGTAAACGTGGAACTACGCTTGCCGCAATTTCACGCGAGGCTGGGTTAAGCTCTTCAACGTTAGCAAATGCACTATCACGCCCTTGGCCTAAAGGGGAATGGATCATTGCAAATTTCTTAGCGATCCACCCTGCTGAAATTTGGCCGAGTCGTTATTACGATCCAATTACAGGGGATTTATTAGAAAGAAAAGTCAGAGTAAAAGCACCAGTGGAAGATTAA
- the rlmE_2 gene encoding Ribosomal RNA large subunit methyltransferase E gives MANKKRSASSSRWLQEHFSDKYVQQAQKKGLRSRAWFKLEEIQQGDKIFKPGMTVVDLGAAPGGWSQYVVSQIGHNGRVIACDLLPMDPIVGVDFLQGDFRDEAVLAALLERVGDKKVQGGHV, from the coding sequence ATGGCCAATAAAAAACGTTCGGCAAGCTCAAGTCGCTGGTTGCAAGAGCATTTTAGTGATAAATATGTTCAGCAAGCACAAAAAAAAGGGCTACGCTCACGTGCATGGTTTAAGCTGGAAGAAATCCAGCAAGGTGATAAAATTTTTAAACCAGGTATGACCGTTGTTGATTTAGGAGCAGCCCCTGGTGGTTGGTCGCAATACGTTGTTAGCCAAATAGGTCATAATGGGCGGGTTATTGCTTGTGACTTATTGCCGATGGACCCAATCGTTGGCGTTGATTTCCTGCAAGGGGATTTTCGCGATGAAGCCGTTCTCGCCGCTTTGTTAGAACGCGTTGGCGACAAAAAAGTACAGGGTGGTCATGTCTGA
- the obgE_1 gene encoding GTP-binding protein Obg, producing the protein MVAKGGFHGLGNTRFKSSVNRAPRQRTMGTKGETREILLELMLLADVGMLGMPNAGKSTFIRSVSAAKPKVADYPFTTLVPSLGVVRMDNEQSFVVADIPGLIEGAAEGAGLGIQFLKHLERCRVLLHLIDICPIDESDPVENAKIIISELEKYSEKLAAKPRWLVFNKIDILGEEESAQRAAEIAKAMGWEDKFYMISAVNHEGVKALCWDIMEFMNTQPRDMATTEDAQQPEKVEFMWDDYHKEQLSGTEDFDDDWDDDWDEDDDEGVEIIYQK; encoded by the coding sequence ATGGTCGCTAAAGGCGGTTTTCATGGGCTTGGGAATACCCGTTTTAAATCTTCAGTAAATCGTGCTCCACGTCAACGTACTATGGGGACTAAAGGTGAAACCCGCGAAATACTGTTAGAATTGATGCTGTTAGCAGATGTGGGCATGCTTGGTATGCCAAATGCAGGTAAATCAACATTTATCCGTTCTGTATCAGCAGCAAAACCAAAAGTCGCTGATTATCCATTTACCACTTTAGTCCCAAGCTTGGGTGTCGTGCGTATGGATAACGAGCAAAGCTTTGTGGTTGCAGATATTCCAGGGTTGATCGAAGGCGCAGCAGAAGGTGCAGGCCTTGGGATCCAATTCCTGAAACACTTAGAGCGCTGTCGTGTCTTACTTCACTTGATTGACATTTGCCCTATTGATGAGTCTGATCCTGTCGAAAATGCGAAGATCATCATCAGTGAGTTAGAAAAATACAGTGAAAAACTGGCTGCAAAACCACGTTGGTTAGTTTTCAATAAGATTGATATCTTAGGTGAAGAGGAATCCGCACAGCGTGCGGCAGAAATTGCTAAAGCGATGGGCTGGGAAGATAAATTCTACATGATTTCAGCGGTTAACCACGAAGGTGTGAAAGCACTGTGTTGGGATATCATGGAATTTATGAATACTCAACCACGTGATATGGCAACAACTGAAGATGCACAGCAACCTGAAAAAGTTGAATTCATGTGGGATGATTATCATAAGGAACAACTTTCTGGTACTGAAGATTTTGATGATGACTGGGATGACGATTGGGATGAAGATGACGACGAAGGTGTCGAAATCATTTATCAAAAATAG
- the ispB gene encoding Octaprenyl-diphosphate synthase: MNLESIIELTTEDMSAVNEAILSQLNSDVTLINQLGYYIVSGGGKRIRPMIAILAGRSLGYSGHKHTQVAALIEFIHTATLLHDDVVDESDMRRGKQTANAVFGNAASVLVGDFIYTRSFQMMTDLDSMRVLKLMSEATNVIAEGEVLQLMNCNDPNITEENYMQVIYSKTARLFEAAAHASAILANATPVQEKALQDYGRYIGTAFQLIDDLLDYDADNAQLGKNTGDDLDEGKPTLPLLHAMQNGNEEESALIRQAIEQGNGRHLLDTVLATMKRCGSLEYTYERAQEEAQKAIDALHVIEDSIYKDALIGLAYIAIQRHS; encoded by the coding sequence ATGAATTTAGAATCTATTATTGAACTGACAACTGAGGATATGTCAGCGGTAAACGAAGCCATCCTCAGTCAATTGAATTCAGATGTTACACTAATTAACCAGCTTGGTTATTACATAGTCAGTGGTGGCGGTAAAAGGATCCGGCCAATGATCGCAATACTTGCAGGTCGATCCTTAGGCTATTCGGGTCATAAACATACCCAAGTTGCTGCATTGATCGAGTTCATTCATACAGCAACATTGCTGCATGATGACGTCGTTGATGAATCTGACATGCGTCGTGGAAAGCAAACTGCAAATGCTGTTTTTGGTAATGCCGCGAGTGTCTTAGTGGGTGATTTTATTTACACTCGATCATTCCAGATGATGACGGATCTTGATTCAATGCGAGTGCTAAAACTAATGTCTGAAGCGACGAATGTGATCGCTGAAGGCGAAGTTTTACAGTTGATGAACTGCAACGACCCTAACATTACTGAAGAAAACTACATGCAAGTGATCTACAGTAAAACCGCACGTCTGTTTGAAGCTGCGGCTCATGCATCTGCGATTTTAGCCAATGCAACACCCGTGCAAGAAAAAGCACTACAAGATTATGGTCGTTATATTGGTACCGCTTTCCAGTTAATTGATGATCTCCTCGATTATGATGCAGACAACGCTCAACTGGGAAAAAACACGGGTGATGACTTAGATGAAGGTAAGCCTACACTTCCCCTACTTCACGCGATGCAAAATGGTAACGAAGAAGAATCAGCATTGATCCGCCAAGCCATTGAACAAGGTAATGGACGCCATCTGTTAGATACTGTTCTCGCAACCATGAAACGCTGTGGTTCTCTTGAATATACTTATGAAAGAGCCCAAGAAGAAGCACAAAAAGCGATTGATGCCTTACATGTCATTGAAGATTCAATTTATAAAGATGCATTGATCGGCTTAGCTTATATCGCAATCCAACGCCATTCTTAG
- the greA gene encoding Transcript cleavage factor greA, whose translation MKQIPMTVLGADKLREELEFLKSVRRPEIIASIAEAREHGDLKENAEYHAAREQQGFCEGRIQEIEGKLSHAQVIDVTKMVNNGRVIFGATVTVLNVDTDEELTYRIVGDDEADIKINLISVNSPIARGLVGKEVDDVVSIKTPGGDVEFEILKVEYI comes from the coding sequence ATGAAACAGATCCCGATGACGGTACTTGGTGCGGATAAGCTAAGAGAAGAGCTTGAATTCCTTAAATCTGTCCGTCGCCCAGAAATTATTGCATCTATTGCAGAAGCGCGTGAGCACGGTGACTTAAAAGAAAATGCAGAATATCATGCAGCACGTGAGCAACAAGGTTTCTGTGAGGGCCGTATTCAAGAAATCGAAGGTAAGCTTTCTCACGCTCAAGTGATCGATGTAACTAAAATGGTCAATAATGGTCGCGTTATCTTTGGCGCAACTGTGACAGTACTGAATGTTGATACCGATGAAGAGCTAACATATCGTATCGTTGGTGATGACGAAGCAGATATTAAGATCAATCTGATTTCTGTTAACTCCCCGATAGCACGTGGTTTAGTGGGTAAAGAAGTTGATGACGTGGTCTCAATTAAAACCCCAGGTGGCGATGTTGAGTTCGAAATTCTTAAAGTTGAGTATATCTGA
- the rplU gene encoding 50S ribosomal protein L21, translated as MYAVFQSGGKQHRVSEGQTVRLEKLDIATGETVEFDQVLMVANGDEIQIGAPVVEGVKVKAEVVAHGRGEKVKIVKFRRRKHSRKQQGHRQWFTDVKITVIA; from the coding sequence ATGTACGCGGTTTTCCAAAGTGGTGGTAAACAACACCGAGTTAGCGAAGGTCAAACTGTCCGCCTAGAAAAGCTGGACATCGCAACAGGTGAAACTGTTGAATTTGATCAAGTTCTGATGGTTGCTAATGGCGATGAGATCCAAATCGGCGCTCCTGTCGTTGAAGGCGTTAAAGTGAAAGCGGAAGTGGTTGCACACGGTCGTGGCGAAAAAGTTAAAATCGTCAAATTCCGTCGTCGTAAACATAGCCGTAAACAACAGGGTCATCGTCAGTGGTTCACTGATGTTAAGATCACTGTCATCGCTTAA
- the rlmE_1 gene encoding Ribosomal RNA large subunit methyltransferase E translates to MSDMAPNMSGTPAVDIPRSMYLVELALDMCRAVLAPGGSFIVKVFQGEGFDDYLRDIRSLFTKVKVRKPESSRARSREVYIVATGLKL, encoded by the coding sequence ATGTCTGACATGGCGCCAAATATGAGTGGGACACCAGCGGTTGATATTCCTCGCTCTATGTATCTAGTTGAATTAGCATTGGATATGTGCCGTGCTGTATTGGCGCCTGGGGGGAGTTTCATTGTTAAAGTGTTTCAGGGAGAAGGCTTTGACGATTACCTTAGGGATATCCGCTCCCTGTTTACGAAAGTAAAAGTTCGTAAACCCGAATCTTCGCGGGCACGGTCACGTGAAGTATACATTGTAGCGACAGGGCTAAAACTATAG
- the dacB gene encoding D-alanyl-D-alanine carboxypeptidase dacB precursor, with amino-acid sequence MSLLTLTRKWIISLGITLASTQVFAIPIDEYKQYLPDGTNLALVAQKVGSSTPLIDYNAQQMALPASTQKVVTALAALLQLGPDYRFVTNFETDAKLSNNTLTGDLVIRFSGDPTLTRQQIRNMANALKQLGIHKVDGDLVVDISAFTSHDKAPGWVWNDMTQCFSAPPAAAIIDRNCFSVSLYPAEKAGDYAFIKAASFYPVNMFSEVKTLAKGSPEARYCELDVVPGELNRYTLTGCLTQRSEPLPLAFAVQNGASYSGAIVKNELTTAGIELTGHVKKRTFPAPQSQVLVKTESKPLHDLLKVMLKKSDNMIADTVFRTIGREYYGVPGTWRSGSDAVRQVLKQKAGIDIGNTVMVDGSGLSRHNLITPATMMEILQFIAKNDQQLDFISMLPLAGHDGTLRYRGGFDEAGVNGKVSAKTGALQGVYNLAGFITTASGQRVAFVQFISAYAVPQNQQRTRRVPLVRFESRLYKDLYQKN; translated from the coding sequence ATGTCATTATTAACTTTAACCAGAAAATGGATCATCTCTTTAGGAATTACCTTAGCCAGTACGCAAGTTTTTGCGATTCCTATTGATGAGTACAAACAATATTTACCTGATGGCACTAACCTTGCTCTGGTCGCGCAAAAAGTGGGAAGTAGTACCCCATTAATTGATTATAATGCACAGCAAATGGCATTACCTGCAAGTACACAAAAGGTTGTGACCGCTCTTGCTGCCCTATTACAACTGGGGCCAGATTACCGTTTTGTCACCAATTTTGAAACTGATGCAAAACTTAGCAACAACACATTGACTGGCGATTTAGTGATCCGCTTCAGTGGTGACCCAACACTAACCCGTCAACAAATTCGCAATATGGCTAATGCGTTAAAGCAGCTTGGGATCCATAAGGTTGATGGCGATCTCGTCGTTGATATTTCTGCTTTTACTAGCCATGACAAAGCGCCTGGTTGGGTTTGGAATGATATGACCCAATGTTTTAGTGCGCCACCTGCAGCTGCTATCATTGACCGCAACTGTTTTTCAGTTTCTCTTTATCCCGCAGAAAAAGCAGGTGATTATGCCTTCATTAAGGCGGCTAGTTTTTACCCTGTCAATATGTTCAGCGAAGTCAAAACATTAGCTAAAGGCTCCCCTGAAGCGCGCTATTGCGAACTTGACGTCGTTCCTGGTGAACTAAACCGCTATACCCTGACAGGTTGTTTAACCCAACGCAGCGAGCCTTTACCACTTGCCTTTGCGGTGCAAAACGGAGCGAGTTACTCAGGGGCGATTGTCAAAAATGAGTTAACCACTGCGGGTATTGAGCTCACCGGCCATGTGAAAAAGCGCACATTCCCAGCGCCTCAATCACAAGTGTTAGTCAAAACTGAATCTAAACCACTGCATGACTTGTTAAAAGTGATGCTAAAAAAATCCGATAATATGATAGCAGACACTGTTTTTCGTACTATCGGTCGAGAATATTATGGCGTCCCAGGTACTTGGCGCTCAGGATCCGATGCGGTAAGACAAGTACTGAAGCAAAAAGCGGGGATCGATATTGGCAATACTGTGATGGTTGATGGTTCAGGGCTGTCTCGCCACAATTTGATCACGCCTGCAACAATGATGGAGATCTTGCAATTTATCGCAAAAAACGATCAACAGCTCGATTTTATCTCCATGCTTCCACTTGCAGGCCATGATGGCACATTGCGTTATCGTGGCGGCTTTGATGAAGCTGGTGTAAATGGTAAAGTTTCCGCCAAAACGGGGGCATTACAAGGGGTCTATAACCTCGCAGGTTTTATCACAACTGCCAGTGGCCAGCGTGTTGCTTTTGTGCAGTTTATCTCTGCTTATGCAGTACCGCAAAACCAGCAACGTACTCGTCGAGTACCATTAGTACGGTTTGAAAGCCGTTTGTATAAAGATCTGTATCAGAAAAACTGA
- a CDS encoding Mu DNA-binding domain, protein MKKLWFTAKELAGLEGLPTSPQGINLMARREGWKNRRKRGVQGKAVEYYFESLPGEIQGQLSLHEPSVTYQSQRTDALQIWSEAYYQLTEPERNKIVKYILRYGLSSLLAQIDEEDKGEK, encoded by the coding sequence ATGAAAAAATTGTGGTTCACTGCCAAAGAATTAGCAGGGTTAGAAGGGCTCCCTACATCACCCCAGGGAATTAACCTAATGGCAAGACGAGAAGGCTGGAAAAACCGCCGTAAAAGAGGGGTACAGGGTAAGGCTGTTGAGTATTACTTTGAAAGCTTACCGGGGGAAATCCAAGGGCAGCTTAGCCTGCATGAGCCTTCGGTAACTTATCAAAGCCAAAGAACCGATGCATTGCAAATCTGGTCGGAAGCGTATTACCAACTGACTGAGCCTGAGCGCAATAAAATAGTGAAATACATCCTGCGTTATGGTCTGTCATCACTGCTTGCTCAAATTGATGAAGAAGACAAAGGGGAAAAATAG
- a CDS encoding Mu DNA-binding domain, whose amino-acid sequence MYKEWLTAKELVGLQGLPMTTQGINAMARRENWLNRKRRGIQGKALEYHISSLPIDIFEGQFANETSPPYQVKRNDNAFIWQEAYNQLSNEERDIILTFIMREGALALINLINNK is encoded by the coding sequence ATGTACAAGGAATGGCTAACGGCAAAAGAGTTGGTTGGGTTACAAGGGCTTCCCATGACAACTCAAGGTATTAATGCAATGGCAAGGCGTGAAAACTGGTTAAACCGCAAAAGGCGGGGTATTCAAGGCAAAGCATTGGAATACCATATTAGTTCTTTACCTATCGATATTTTTGAAGGTCAGTTTGCTAACGAAACTTCACCACCTTATCAAGTAAAAAGAAATGATAATGCCTTTATTTGGCAGGAAGCTTATAACCAGCTTTCCAATGAGGAGAGAGACATTATCCTGACATTTATTATGCGTGAAGGGGCATTAGCGCTAATTAATTTAATTAATAATAAATAA
- the rpmA gene encoding 50S ribosomal protein L27: MAHKKAGGSTRNGRDSEAKRLGVKRFGGEAVLAGSIIVRQRGTKFHAGNNVGCGRDHTLFALADGKVKFEVKGPNNRKFISIEAE; encoded by the coding sequence ATGGCACACAAAAAGGCTGGTGGTTCGACTCGTAACGGTCGTGACTCAGAAGCAAAACGTTTAGGTGTTAAACGTTTTGGTGGTGAAGCTGTATTAGCAGGTAGCATCATCGTTCGTCAACGTGGTACTAAGTTCCACGCAGGTAACAACGTAGGTTGTGGCCGTGACCACACTCTGTTCGCATTAGCGGACGGTAAAGTTAAATTTGAAGTTAAAGGTCCAAACAATCGTAAATTTATCAGCATCGAAGCTGAATAA
- the yhbY gene encoding RNA-binding protein YhbY yields the protein MNLNKKQIQHLKSLAHHLNPVVMIGNNGLTEGVLAEIELSLAHHELIKVKIAGEDRDTKNLIADAIVRETGAVNVQIIGKILVIYRPSADRKIILPK from the coding sequence ATGAATCTTAATAAAAAACAAATTCAGCACCTAAAAAGTCTCGCTCACCATTTAAACCCTGTTGTTATGATCGGCAACAATGGTTTAACCGAAGGTGTTTTGGCTGAGATTGAACTCTCATTAGCGCATCATGAGCTTATCAAAGTCAAGATCGCAGGCGAAGACCGTGATACTAAAAATTTGATCGCTGATGCGATTGTTCGCGAAACTGGTGCAGTAAATGTACAAATCATCGGTAAAATTCTTGTTATCTACCGTCCTTCGGCAGACCGCAAAATCATTTTACCTAAATAA
- the obgE_2 gene encoding GTP-binding protein Obg, producing MKFVDEAKILVVAGDGGNGCVSFRREKYIPKGGPDGGDGGDGGDVYLQADENLNTLIDYRFEKSFRAERGQNGQSRECTGKRGQDITVKSTCRNACTRFRDQRSTL from the coding sequence ATGAAATTTGTAGATGAAGCCAAAATATTGGTCGTGGCAGGAGATGGTGGCAATGGTTGTGTCAGCTTCCGCCGTGAAAAATACATCCCTAAAGGGGGACCGGACGGTGGTGACGGTGGCGATGGTGGGGACGTTTACTTACAAGCAGACGAAAACCTCAACACGCTAATCGACTATCGTTTTGAAAAATCATTTCGTGCAGAACGTGGCCAAAATGGCCAAAGCCGTGAATGTACAGGTAAACGTGGTCAAGACATCACTGTAAAAAGTACCTGTAGGAACGCGTGTACGCGATTTAGGGACCAACGAAGTACTTTGTGA
- the ftsH_2 gene encoding ATP-dependent zinc metalloprotease FtsH, which yields MSDMAKNLILWLVIAVVLMSLFQSFGPSDSNSRRVDYSTFINELAQDQVREVRITGRELNVRKADNSRYTTYLPMQDEKLLDTLLNKHVTVVGEPPEEPSLLTSIFISWFPMLLLIGVWIFFMRQMQGGGGKGRCHLAKVKPAC from the coding sequence TTGAGTGACATGGCGAAAAACCTGATTCTCTGGTTAGTCATCGCAGTTGTTCTGATGTCCTTGTTCCAGAGTTTTGGCCCAAGCGATTCGAATAGTCGCAGAGTCGATTATTCTACGTTTATCAATGAGTTAGCCCAGGATCAGGTGCGTGAAGTTCGTATCACTGGTCGTGAACTGAACGTCAGAAAGGCTGATAATAGCCGCTATACAACTTATCTTCCTATGCAGGATGAGAAGCTGTTAGACACTTTGCTGAATAAGCATGTGACGGTTGTTGGTGAACCACCAGAAGAACCTAGCTTACTGACATCTATTTTTATTTCCTGGTTCCCAATGCTTCTGTTGATTGGTGTCTGGATTTTCTTCATGCGCCAGATGCAAGGCGGTGGCGGCAAGGGGCGATGTCATTTGGCAAAAGTAAAGCCCGCATGTTGA
- the ftsH_1 gene encoding ATP-dependent zinc metalloprotease FtsH: protein MSFGKSKARMLTEDQIKTTFADVAGCDEAKEEVGEIVEFLREPARFQKLGGKIPKGVLMVGPPGTGKTLLAKAIAGEAKVPFFTISGSDFVEMFVGVGASRVRDMFEQAKKAAPCIIFIDEIDAVGRQRGAGLGGGHDEREQTLNQMLVEMDGFEGNEGIIVIAATNRADVLDPALLRPGRFDRQVVVGLPDVRGREQILKVHMRRVPIDPSVDTFILARATPGFSGAELANLVNEAALFAARANMRVVSMVEFEKARDKIWMGAERRSLMMTEEQKESTAYHEGGHMIIGHLMPEHDPVHKVTIVPRGQALGVAFFLPEGDEVSRSRLKLEGMIATAYAGRIAEELIYGRDKVTTGASSDIQFATNTARNMVTQWGFSDRLGPMQYSKEEGPAFLGRSSGNGSGISDETARIVDEEIKKILDHCYQLAYKTLEDNIDILHATKDALLKYETIDMPMIDDLMNRRPVREPAGWDEDKKVSNVTGTFGKGAANVAKTAEKPQSEEPNNSAEEPSNTDNSNNTDESKPSDNNDSKPQ, encoded by the coding sequence ATGTCATTTGGCAAAAGTAAAGCCCGCATGTTGACAGAAGATCAGATCAAAACAACATTTGCAGACGTTGCTGGGTGTGATGAAGCCAAAGAAGAAGTAGGCGAAATCGTAGAGTTTCTGCGTGAACCTGCTCGTTTCCAAAAACTTGGCGGTAAAATTCCAAAAGGCGTCCTGATGGTAGGGCCTCCAGGAACAGGTAAAACATTACTGGCAAAAGCTATCGCTGGTGAGGCAAAAGTCCCATTCTTCACTATTTCCGGTTCAGACTTCGTGGAAATGTTTGTGGGTGTGGGGGCTTCTCGTGTTCGTGATATGTTCGAACAAGCGAAAAAAGCAGCGCCTTGTATCATCTTTATCGATGAGATTGACGCAGTAGGTCGTCAACGTGGTGCTGGTCTTGGTGGTGGTCACGATGAGCGTGAGCAAACACTGAACCAAATGCTAGTTGAAATGGACGGTTTTGAAGGTAATGAGGGTATTATTGTTATCGCAGCAACTAACCGTGCTGACGTACTTGACCCTGCTTTATTACGTCCAGGTCGTTTTGACCGTCAGGTAGTTGTTGGCTTACCAGACGTTCGTGGCCGTGAACAAATTCTGAAAGTACATATGCGTCGTGTTCCTATCGACCCAAGCGTAGATACTTTCATTCTTGCACGTGCAACACCTGGCTTCTCGGGTGCTGAATTGGCAAACTTGGTTAACGAAGCCGCGTTGTTTGCCGCACGTGCAAACATGCGTGTCGTTTCCATGGTTGAATTCGAAAAAGCGCGTGACAAAATTTGGATGGGTGCAGAGCGTCGTTCTCTGATGATGACCGAAGAGCAAAAAGAATCAACGGCTTACCATGAAGGTGGTCATATGATTATCGGTCATTTAATGCCAGAGCATGACCCTGTTCACAAAGTCACAATTGTTCCACGTGGTCAAGCACTGGGTGTGGCCTTCTTCTTACCGGAAGGTGATGAAGTTAGTCGTAGTCGCTTGAAACTCGAAGGTATGATTGCGACAGCCTATGCGGGGCGTATTGCTGAAGAACTGATTTACGGTCGCGATAAAGTAACGACGGGAGCATCTTCAGATATTCAGTTTGCAACCAATACCGCACGTAACATGGTAACGCAATGGGGCTTCTCAGACCGTTTAGGCCCAATGCAATACTCGAAAGAAGAAGGTCCAGCGTTCTTAGGTCGTTCTTCAGGTAATGGTTCTGGAATTTCTGATGAAACAGCACGTATTGTTGATGAAGAAATTAAGAAAATTTTAGACCACTGTTACCAACTGGCTTACAAAACACTGGAAGACAATATCGATATTCTACATGCAACGAAAGATGCATTACTGAAATATGAAACTATCGATATGCCAATGATTGATGATTTAATGAATCGTCGTCCAGTTCGTGAACCAGCGGGTTGGGATGAAGATAAAAAAGTCAGTAATGTGACGGGAACATTTGGTAAAGGTGCGGCAAATGTAGCAAAAACAGCCGAAAAACCTCAATCTGAAGAACCTAACAACAGTGCTGAAGAACCAAGTAATACCGATAATAGTAATAATACTGATGAATCAAAACCATCAGATAATAACGACAGCAAACCACAATAA